The Parus major isolate Abel chromosome 27, Parus_major1.1, whole genome shotgun sequence DNA segment CTGGGTCACTCACACTTCCTGAGGCACCACCCTggctctcctccagctgctccccgGAGCAGCCAGGGGTCAGTGCCAAAGGCCAGGGGGGCAATTCCCTTCCCAGagtccccacagctccagaggggctcacacggggctgtgctggctctggacACAGCAGGGCCTCTCCAGGTTGCTCAGGGATAGTCTGGACCCATGCCTGGCCTGCCTGGTGCCCCAGAGGGAAAACAGACCAAAACAACTCAGCACAACACTCATTTACAGAAGTGCTTGGGCAGAAGGGAACAGCAAGGACATGCTCATGTCCCCTTGGAGCAAATTTAATGGGGAGACTGTACCTGGATGTTCTGAGGGACAGGAATAGGGCAGGGATTTATCTGTGTCCTCCACGGAGCCTCACTCCTCATCCCTCACTcctcccaggctgcccagagaagccgtggctgcccctggatccctggaggtgtccaaggccaggctggacagggcctgggagcaccctggggtagtggaaggaGTCCTTGCCCATGGAATGAGATGCTCTTTaaagccccttcccacccaaatcattctgggaTTCAATGATTCCCTAAATCCTGCTCCTGACCCAGCTCTGACAAGGGACTGAGGTAGCCTTGAAAGAGAACAGTCCTGCTTGAATCAGGCCCccaaaaagatattaaaatgcatggaaacctgaaaaaaaaaaaaaaagggagcagAGCAAGGTCCCGAATCCCTTATAAatagcagcagaaagcagagacatTTATCAGCGTCTCTCCAAGCCGAGCCGGCTCCTTGCCAGAAAGACAGAGCCAAAGGCATCAGTCCCTCACTCCCCTTCTGCTAATTGTAAATTCAAGTTTAATGCCAAACCCACAGAATGCCAGATCAGACTGGTCTCTCAAGCAGAAAGCTAAATCATACATattgctgtgtctgagctgAATTCCTCGCACAGAACGGAAGGAAGAGGGCTCTGGAATAAGGCAGAATCATTGATATTCTGAGAGGGCTCAGCCTCCCGCAGACAGCTCgtgtgtgctggcagcaggagagggaggggattcCACAGTCAGACAGAGTTACTGTGACTCCATCTGACCCCACTCGTTTGGAAAGCACAGGAATCCTCCCCAAAAGGTAGCACTGCCTGCCCTTGGGCACAGGGTGTTACACAACAGAGCCCTCACACTTCCCATGGCTCTCACAGAAGCACACGGAGTCACTGAATCCAGTCacttctgtttaattttctggaTATTCTGCAGGAGTTTGAAGTgtttcctccctcctgctgcacaAGGTGAGGGGAGTCCTGAGCCCTCTCTGCCACACAActggcagccctgctcccagcacacacacacacaccacacacgTTTTTCCTGTAAGTATTTTCCATAGAGGACAGAGCCTGTAGGACACAGGAGATTATGGGATGACACTTCCAGGCTGCAAGCAGCACATTAATTTAGTAAAGGACAGAGTCAGGAGCACCATTGACAGAGGTTTCCCAAATCTTTCCCTGCTCACAATTTGCACCCATGAGCTGCCCAGACTCCACTTCTGCATGTTCAAGGCACTTTGGAAACGCAGCATagaaaagttttataaaaagttttacttggaaaacaaggaagaacaATGACGTAACTGCAgacaacaataataaaattaacaaaatgctAATGGCTACCCATTGCTTTGTCCTTGTTGATATAAAAAGTGTAACATCAGATCCAGtgtacaaatacaaaaaaaattgtgcataATAAATGTACTATAGTACTGTACATACAGCATAAACCGTTCAATGAGAATGAATTAAATATACCTATTTGTCTCCTGACTTGGAAGACAAAAGAATAAAGTTCTAAAGTCCTAGAGTCAGTGTATAAACCCTTTCCAGGGGCTGAATCACGAGCCAACGGTATCCCTGAAAATCAGCAGAGTCAAATATTCCCTTAGTGGAAGCCATTATTCATGGGACTGCTGGTTATGATAAACTAGGAGACAAAACTACAACATATCAACCGAGCCAACGTTAAATCCAGACCGAGTTCTTCCCATCTCCTGACTTGCTACTGGCACTGCTTTTGTTTGAGCCCGCTTTGGATTTCTTCCCTCTGGAACTGCTGgggttgttttggttgttgTAAGCCTGGATAGCAAGGTCCAGGCGGTCCTGAGCCACTTTGATTTCCCTCTGCAGGATCTCCAGGTCGGCAGGAATGTTCCCTTCGCTGCTGCCATACTGCTGTTCCTGAGCTATGTTGGCTTTGTTCTGCTTGTAGGCCATCTTGGCGTTGGACAGCTCCGTGCACTGCATCTGCTCCGGCTTCAGCGCGATGTTGTAGCCCGGGGGAGCCGAGGGCGTGTTCCAGGTGAAGGGGTAGTTAAAGGTCCCAGAGTCAACCAGCTCCTTCTTCTTGGCATTCAGCGTGTCTCGGATGGTGCCAAACCCCAAGTGCAGCATCTCCCAGACATTGAGGAGCAGACACATGCAGCTCACCCCGTACATTATGAGCAGGAAAATGGTTTTTTCGGTTGGCCTGGAAATGAAACAATCGACGTTGTGCGGGCAGGGCTTCCTGCTGCACACGAACACGGGGCTCACCTGGAAGCCGTACAGGAAATACTGCCCCACCAGGAAGCCAACCTCAAACAGGGccctggccaggagctgcaggacatAAATCCTCATGAGCCCGTCCTCCCGGATCTGCCGCCGGCCGTCGTGCTTGGCTTTGGCAGGGCTCTGCTTCTCTTTACTCTCCCTGACGCTCTCCACCTCTATCTCCGGGTACATCATCGGGTCTTCCTCATGGTCACCCTCAGCTTCCTCCAAGCCCCGGTGCTGTTTCCAGCGGACGGGCAAGCTCCTCCTCCTGGCTCTCCTGCTGGCTTCGCTGTGCTCCACCATCCGGGCGATTTTATGGATGGCATAGCCCAAGTACAGCACCGAGGGAGTGGCCACGAGGATGATCTGGAACACCCAGAACCTGACGTGCGAGAGAGGGGCGAAGGAGTCGTAGCAGACGTTCTCGCAGCCAGGCTGCTCCGTGTTGCACACAAACTTGCTCTGTTCGTCATAATAAATGGATTCTCCTCCCACAGCAATTAGGACAATCCGAAACACAATCAACACTGTCAGCCAGATTTTGCCAACAAAGGTTGAGTGGTTCTGGATCTCCTCTAACAGGCGGGTCAGAAAACTCCAACTCATGGTGGTCAAATGAGTTTatctaaaaaacaaacagaacccCCAAATATTTATGAGTTTATCAGCCCGAGCCTAAATGGTTCAAACTCAACCAAGAGAGTCTGAAAACTCCAGACTTTTGTACTCAACCCATCTGTGTTTGTGACCATCACCTGCTATCGGGATCCAGCTGCCAGAATTTGCTTGAAGATCCTACGTCCCCTCCGCAAGCTTTTGAGGAATCTGCTGCAAGAAAAAGTAGCAGTTCAGtatcttttcattaaaatatgtgCTCCCAAAGCTACTCCCCAGCCCAAGAGagaggcacagctgctctgtgtgtcaCAGGTTGATTTAGAGTGGAAGCTGGAGACTCCACGACACAGTGGATGGGAAGACAAGTGCCCATGAGATTTTTGGGTGCTGTTGGCCACATCCTGCCACTGACAAAGGgatttatttgaatttgttAAGGCCTGGGCTGGTGATCATGCTCTCAACCCACGGGAGACACGGCTGTGTCCAAGGGCAGTACCAGCTCTCCTAATTCAGGAAGGGATGGCCCAGCCCACCTGTGATGCAAAGGCAGGACAACCTGGTGGCCTGGGCAGTGTCACCCTGCAGGGCCAGCCtagggacagggctgggacaagGAACTTTTAGCTATGCTCAAACCATCCGCGGGATAGATTTGGATTCAGCCCCTCTGGGAGTCTCAAAATCTTCCTCTCAGGTTGAGAAAGGATTTCAGTGTGGGTTTTGTAGTGAAAAGCTGGTTAGAAATAGTTACTTGTCAAAACTTTTAGAAGAGTTGGTGCACAGAAGTGAGTGGTGGGTgggtgaggggaggagggacggcgctggcaggagctgagcaagCACCGGAACTGCCGGGCCTGGCCACACTCCTGAGCAATTTGGCAACTCTGCCAAATTCCAATGGCTGCAGATtccaggttgcccagagaagctgtggctgcccctggatccctggaagtgttcaagtgctccaggttggacaggacttggagcagcctgggacagtggaaggttCCTGTCCAcggcagggggtggcactggatgagctgcaaggtcctttccaaaccattccatcaCTCCAGGATAAATTTGCAATCCTAACAGTAAAAATCACATCCTTGGAAACTCCCATCTGGCAACACTTTGAACAAACCCCAGGAACACTGCAGGCCCTCCTGGAGCCCAAGGAGTGAAAGTAAAACACAGGAGGAACTGCTGGACACTGTTAGAGCAACAGGGGATGAGGCATCTTTCAGATCCTTGATGATGTCAAGTATCAGTTTGTTAAAGattattaaaagtaattattacATCAGAACAACATTTGGTGACAGATCCTGAACCCAGAACTGGACAAACCTCCAGCACTCTGATCTTAGAAGTGATTTATTCTTAACCTGAAGAAATTCCAGGAGACTGGAAGAAAACTAGTACTTGGAACTATTCAGCTTCTTCCACATAACTACAGAGCTGTTTATAGGCAAAGTAATGAAATGTGAGGAGATGCAAGCAATGCAGAATTAAAGGATATAAATGTGATCTCCCTCTGGTGGAATTCAGTGTTTCACTGaaaagccaggagcagggataTGGTGTGGATGGGCTGTGCAGGACATTTGATTTATCACTTCATaacagtgggagaaaaaaaatagcacaggAGAGTATTAAAAAAGGCCATATAAAGTGATCAGAAGTAACAAAAGTCTTGACAAATGATTCCCACATTAGGTCCAAGATCAGTTCCATAATTACAGCAGTTCTGAAACTGCTGGATCTTCCCAA contains these protein-coding regions:
- the GJC1 gene encoding gap junction gamma-1 protein, with amino-acid sequence MSWSFLTRLLEEIQNHSTFVGKIWLTVLIVFRIVLIAVGGESIYYDEQSKFVCNTEQPGCENVCYDSFAPLSHVRFWVFQIILVATPSVLYLGYAIHKIARMVEHSEASRRARRRSLPVRWKQHRGLEEAEGDHEEDPMMYPEIEVESVRESKEKQSPAKAKHDGRRQIREDGLMRIYVLQLLARALFEVGFLVGQYFLYGFQVSPVFVCSRKPCPHNVDCFISRPTEKTIFLLIMYGVSCMCLLLNVWEMLHLGFGTIRDTLNAKKKELVDSGTFNYPFTWNTPSAPPGYNIALKPEQMQCTELSNAKMAYKQNKANIAQEQQYGSSEGNIPADLEILQREIKVAQDRLDLAIQAYNNQNNPSSSRGKKSKAGSNKSSASSKSGDGKNSVWI